One window of Cohnella hashimotonis genomic DNA carries:
- a CDS encoding SgrR family transcriptional regulator, translating to MLASERYLTLFDRYGSGRALGDPVETTLEELAETLYCTPRNAKLVLKKLEEDGLIDWLPGRGRGNRSRIVFKADKEPFLFELATGKAERGDYRMSFDLIASFGEGTDVKGRFIDWLNVRFGYQKETVRGLSDCDTLRIPVYRQVQTLDPACANFAFDGHLMYHIFDRLVTFDESLGRIVPGIAHAWNSNPAGTEWTFFLRKGVQFHDGRELTSEDVVFTFERLRQPGVPNSWMMRSLASVEAIGARTVRFSLSRPNRIFDRFLCAAAASVLPNDLCGLGEAYWRLPIGTGAFRIVTLSPHRIELSANTAYYAGRPFLDVVDIVIMPEDCRERSTIGMPSVMRAPAGEEEDPGLDPPMDWQALARLCNGCTMLTWNTIKDGWQQNEAFRSAVRLMLDPVAMQADLGGERALPAYCIRPEDSLKFIARPASEPQIRDALRASGYDGETLRLFVHEKYELDGQWIAARLEKYGVRVELFVADWKQSADPAVITSGDLTVSGIVLAEDEVCEIDMYEHDACLTGAYLNATLKAWIVERIDRALAAYSAEERRSHMREIETRLRDECYLVFLHHRRMSTQMHPSVKGASFSPQGWIDFKQIWLEKID from the coding sequence ACGGTACTTGACCCTTTTCGACCGGTATGGAAGCGGGCGCGCCTTGGGCGACCCGGTCGAGACAACGCTTGAGGAGCTGGCCGAGACCTTGTATTGCACGCCGCGCAACGCCAAGCTGGTGCTCAAAAAACTCGAGGAGGACGGCCTTATAGACTGGCTGCCCGGCCGAGGACGCGGCAACCGCTCCCGTATTGTGTTCAAAGCGGACAAAGAGCCGTTTTTATTCGAATTGGCGACCGGCAAGGCGGAGCGTGGCGACTACCGCATGTCGTTCGATCTCATCGCGAGCTTCGGCGAAGGCACCGACGTCAAGGGCCGGTTTATCGACTGGCTGAACGTGCGGTTCGGCTACCAAAAGGAAACGGTCAGGGGGCTCAGCGACTGCGACACGCTTCGGATTCCCGTCTACCGGCAGGTGCAGACGCTCGATCCGGCCTGCGCCAATTTCGCGTTCGACGGCCACCTGATGTATCACATTTTCGATCGTCTCGTCACCTTCGACGAATCGCTGGGCCGGATCGTACCGGGCATCGCGCACGCCTGGAACTCGAATCCCGCCGGCACGGAATGGACCTTTTTCTTGCGGAAAGGCGTGCAATTTCACGATGGGCGAGAACTGACGAGCGAGGACGTCGTTTTTACTTTCGAGCGGCTGCGGCAGCCCGGCGTGCCGAACAGCTGGATGATGCGCAGTCTGGCGAGCGTAGAGGCGATCGGGGCACGTACCGTGCGCTTCTCGCTCTCGCGGCCGAATCGGATTTTCGACCGGTTCCTGTGCGCTGCCGCAGCCTCCGTGTTGCCGAACGACTTGTGCGGCCTGGGCGAGGCATACTGGCGCCTGCCGATCGGAACCGGCGCGTTCCGGATCGTCACGCTGTCGCCCCATCGGATCGAGCTTAGCGCCAATACGGCTTACTATGCCGGCCGGCCGTTTCTCGATGTCGTAGACATCGTCATCATGCCCGAGGACTGCCGTGAACGTTCCACGATCGGAATGCCCTCCGTCATGCGTGCGCCGGCCGGCGAGGAAGAAGACCCCGGCCTGGATCCGCCTATGGACTGGCAGGCGCTCGCCAGACTGTGCAATGGGTGCACGATGCTGACCTGGAATACGATCAAAGACGGCTGGCAGCAAAACGAAGCGTTCCGAAGTGCCGTCCGCCTGATGCTCGACCCCGTGGCCATGCAGGCCGATCTCGGCGGGGAGCGTGCGCTCCCGGCCTACTGCATTCGGCCCGAGGACAGCTTGAAGTTCATTGCCAGGCCGGCGAGCGAGCCGCAAATCCGGGATGCGCTTCGCGCGTCGGGCTACGACGGAGAAACGCTCCGGTTGTTCGTCCACGAAAAATACGAGTTGGACGGTCAATGGATCGCGGCGCGACTAGAAAAATACGGCGTTCGCGTCGAACTGTTCGTGGCCGACTGGAAGCAGTCCGCCGATCCGGCCGTCATCACGAGCGGCGACCTCACCGTATCCGGCATTGTTCTGGCCGAGGACGAGGTTTGCGAGATCGACATGTACGAGCACGATGCCTGCTTGACCGGCGCTTATCTGAATGCGACGCTCAAGGCTTGGATCGTCGAGCGTATCGATCGTGCGCTGGCCGCCTACAGCGCCGAGGAGCGCCGCAGCCATATGCGAGAGATCGAAACGCGGTTGCGCGATGAATGCTATCTCGTCTTTTTGCACCATCGCCGTATGAGCACGCAAATGCATCCCTCCGTCAAGGGCGCGAGCTTCAGCCCGCAGGGATGGATCGACTTTAAGCAAATTTGGCTGGAAAAGATCGACTAA